The Candidatus Acidiferrales bacterium genome window below encodes:
- a CDS encoding ABC transporter permease produces MGISVWLRTWRRSPLLTGQFALTIAIGMGAASALTSLMLALGYQPLPYRNPEQLVEVRERTESGNLLAISGPDLTDFADATRNVFASLGGFWIPKLWLLDHRGSTEIRVCGVQSSVFSDLGMHPVLGRGIRPDDEPLTGTATSPVWISYRLRQTRYSGSRSVVGTTIGIADNAAGSGEMSMRIAGVLPPGVSIPLPFTEDVTDLWYLLPRDNWMARSRGSTVLFGVGRLRPGVSAEQAQAALAVVAQHLGQQYSFDRGRLVVVQTLEEIAQGPARKTMGLLALGVGFVFLLGCVNLAILMGAEGRRRRREIAIRAILGAKRSRLWREVAAEKCLLTLLSLGLGVAFAFELLRVLTQMMPAAGLGPPLLQPPPLNLIVLLGFGLFALLAALVWSALLVSAADGPGSSRALAASSGLGYTGLSDSSPGAGRWRLALLAAQAGIGICLLAAAALTARTYAAQSVANLGPDPRHTVLLSYNTRDNILLSDAESDAFNQEVLSRLERLPGTQAIAQAEVFPPWGIPASFMRQGDAVGTEREAAEPTSVSPGYFRTLGIPILFGRGFDDTDIRGGEPVAIISLEMARKNWNSPEQAVGSWLAFAPKYKTHYKVVGVAADFTGFWSQQPEPTIYFPEAQWDCCSAVILRTTASPRSVAVLAPQVLAGMPIAATISDVSTMQARWQATLTRPLARMAGMLLLALLGLALSVQGVYAVAAATVAARRHELAVRSALGALPGRLAWNVTRELLLAVIAGVALGAVASLDLRPVMQHWLGPVAVWQAEPIAIGIVLLVLAAAVGCYIPARAAARANPVEILRQG; encoded by the coding sequence ATGGGGATAAGCGTTTGGTTACGAACTTGGCGGCGGAGTCCGCTGCTGACGGGCCAGTTTGCGCTCACCATCGCCATTGGCATGGGCGCGGCCTCAGCGCTCACGAGCCTGATGCTTGCGCTGGGCTATCAGCCGCTCCCGTATCGCAATCCCGAACAGCTTGTGGAAGTTCGGGAGCGCACCGAATCCGGGAATCTCTTGGCGATCTCCGGGCCAGACTTGACGGACTTCGCCGACGCCACCCGCAACGTCTTTGCCTCACTCGGTGGCTTTTGGATTCCAAAACTTTGGCTGCTTGACCACAGAGGCTCAACAGAGATTCGTGTGTGCGGGGTCCAGTCAAGTGTGTTCAGCGATTTGGGCATGCACCCCGTTCTGGGGCGCGGCATCCGCCCGGATGATGAACCTCTGACCGGCACTGCGACTTCACCAGTCTGGATCAGCTATCGGCTCCGGCAGACTCGCTACAGCGGCAGTCGTTCGGTGGTCGGCACGACGATCGGGATTGCAGATAACGCGGCAGGAAGTGGCGAAATGAGCATGCGCATAGCCGGTGTCCTTCCGCCCGGCGTGAGCATTCCGCTCCCATTCACGGAAGATGTGACTGACCTGTGGTACCTCCTGCCACGGGACAATTGGATGGCCCGCTCACGGGGATCTACTGTCTTGTTTGGGGTCGGTCGCCTCCGTCCCGGCGTCAGTGCAGAGCAAGCGCAGGCGGCGCTAGCCGTCGTAGCCCAGCATCTGGGACAACAATACAGCTTTGATCGAGGTAGGCTCGTGGTCGTGCAGACCCTCGAAGAGATAGCGCAAGGTCCAGCGCGCAAGACCATGGGCTTGCTCGCCCTCGGCGTCGGGTTCGTTTTCCTGCTCGGCTGCGTCAATCTCGCCATTCTGATGGGCGCGGAGGGCAGACGCCGGCGGCGCGAGATCGCTATCCGCGCCATCCTGGGTGCGAAACGTTCGCGGCTGTGGCGCGAAGTTGCAGCGGAAAAATGCCTGCTCACTCTGCTGTCGCTGGGGCTGGGCGTGGCATTTGCATTTGAACTCCTGCGCGTGCTAACCCAGATGATGCCCGCCGCAGGCCTCGGCCCGCCGCTGCTCCAACCGCCGCCGCTGAACTTGATCGTTTTGCTCGGCTTCGGGCTATTCGCTCTGCTCGCCGCGCTGGTCTGGTCGGCGTTGCTGGTCTCTGCAGCGGATGGACCCGGCTCATCGCGCGCGCTGGCCGCGAGCAGTGGTCTCGGTTACACCGGGCTTAGCGATTCCAGCCCTGGCGCGGGCCGCTGGCGGCTCGCGCTCCTTGCTGCGCAGGCAGGAATCGGAATTTGCTTGCTGGCCGCTGCGGCCTTGACGGCAAGAACGTATGCCGCGCAATCCGTCGCCAATCTCGGGCCGGACCCACGCCATACCGTGCTGCTGTCATACAACACGCGCGACAACATCCTGCTTTCCGACGCCGAGTCAGACGCCTTCAACCAGGAAGTTCTCTCGCGGCTGGAGCGCCTGCCCGGTACTCAGGCGATCGCGCAGGCAGAAGTGTTTCCGCCATGGGGCATTCCTGCTTCCTTCATGAGGCAGGGCGATGCCGTCGGTACAGAGCGTGAAGCCGCCGAGCCTACATCCGTTTCGCCGGGCTACTTCCGCACCCTCGGGATTCCCATCCTTTTCGGCCGCGGGTTTGACGACACCGACATCAGAGGCGGCGAGCCGGTGGCCATCATCAGCCTCGAAATGGCCAGGAAAAACTGGAACTCGCCAGAACAGGCAGTGGGTTCGTGGCTCGCTTTTGCGCCAAAATATAAGACGCATTACAAGGTCGTCGGCGTCGCCGCTGACTTTACTGGCTTCTGGTCTCAGCAGCCGGAACCGACGATTTATTTCCCCGAGGCGCAGTGGGACTGTTGCAGCGCCGTGATTTTGCGGACAACAGCCTCGCCGCGCTCTGTCGCCGTCCTCGCTCCGCAAGTGCTGGCCGGAATGCCCATCGCAGCGACAATTTCCGATGTTTCCACCATGCAAGCACGCTGGCAAGCAACTCTAACGCGTCCTCTCGCGCGCATGGCCGGCATGCTTCTGCTCGCTTTGCTCGGGCTCGCGCTGAGCGTCCAGGGCGTGTACGCCGTTGCTGCCGCAACCGTCGCGGCGCGAAGACACGAACTCGCTGTGCGCTCGGCCCTCGGCGCGCTCCCAGGTCGTCTCGCTTGGAATGTCACTCGCGAGTTGCTTCTCGCCGTTATCGCTGGCGTCGCGCTCGGCGCGGTGGCGTCGCTCGATTTGCGGCCAGTGATGCAGCACTGGCTTGGCCCCGTCGCCGTATGGCAGGCGGAGCCAATCGCCATTGGCATCGTTCTGCTCGTGCTGGCCGCAGCCGTGGGCTGCTACATTCCCGCGCGAGCCGCCGCCCGCGCCAATCCCGTCGAAATCCTCCGCCAGGGCTGA
- a CDS encoding cupin domain-containing protein — MPGFRTLYRVAILLFAAASTIFFPPLSKSTAASRAAQPAADQVQAAKQNPLPGPPRKQKLPQENLLNPRTLTYELPNQIHWTSDAMGAKTAVLLGDPSKPGLYIMLVKWTPHHMSHPHWHPNNRYITVISGTWWIGTGTKFDPNRTVAMPAGSFVTHFAKQPHYDGAKDQECVLEIVGDGPATATPAEEK, encoded by the coding sequence ATGCCCGGCTTTCGAACTTTGTATCGCGTAGCCATCCTGCTTTTCGCCGCTGCTTCAACAATTTTCTTTCCGCCACTCAGCAAATCAACCGCTGCATCGCGCGCCGCGCAGCCCGCCGCGGATCAAGTGCAAGCGGCGAAGCAAAATCCTTTACCGGGTCCGCCGCGAAAACAAAAATTGCCGCAAGAAAATTTGCTGAATCCTCGGACGCTCACTTACGAATTGCCGAACCAGATTCACTGGACTTCGGATGCGATGGGCGCGAAGACGGCGGTGCTGCTTGGCGATCCGTCGAAGCCCGGACTCTACATCATGCTCGTGAAGTGGACGCCGCATCACATGAGCCATCCGCACTGGCATCCGAATAATCGCTACATCACGGTGATTTCCGGAACGTGGTGGATCGGCACGGGAACGAAATTCGATCCGAATCGCACGGTGGCGATGCCCGCAGGAAGTTTTGTCACGCACTTCGCGAAGCAACCGCATTATGATGGCGCGAAAGATCAAGAATGCGTGCTGGAAATTGTCGGTGACGGCCCTGCGACGGCGACGCCCGCGGAAGAAAAATGA